In a genomic window of Flavobacterium lipolyticum:
- a CDS encoding response regulator transcription factor — protein MSKPKILYLEDDFDLGEITSILLEKKGFEVIWVVDGVDGLEVLKEQSFDLVVADIMMPKLDGYSLLKQIREDGNTIPLILLSARVLTEDVLQGFSLGADDYIRKPFSVEELTARIKRLLIRNFPAVDEHKKKSIVIGDYEYDPESYKLIHKKRMITLSPRSGEILYRLVTSENRMLPRKETLIELWGDDSFFNGRSLDVFISKLRKNLSEDSKISIINIRAQGYRLIID, from the coding sequence ATGAGTAAGCCTAAAATATTATACTTAGAAGACGATTTTGATCTGGGAGAGATCACTTCAATTCTGCTGGAAAAAAAAGGATTTGAAGTAATATGGGTAGTTGATGGCGTCGATGGGCTTGAAGTACTAAAAGAGCAATCGTTTGACCTTGTTGTAGCAGATATCATGATGCCAAAGCTTGACGGTTATTCTTTATTGAAGCAAATCAGAGAAGATGGAAATACTATTCCACTGATCCTTCTTTCGGCACGAGTGTTGACAGAGGATGTGCTGCAGGGCTTCTCACTAGGCGCAGATGATTATATCCGAAAACCGTTCAGTGTAGAAGAGCTCACTGCCAGAATCAAAAGGCTCTTGATCAGGAATTTTCCTGCTGTTGATGAACATAAAAAGAAAAGTATCGTTATTGGCGATTATGAATATGATCCAGAGAGCTATAAATTAATTCACAAAAAAAGAATGATTACACTTTCTCCACGATCAGGAGAAATACTTTATCGTCTTGTTACCAGTGAAAACAGAATGCTCCCAAGAAAAGAAACGCTTATTGAGCTTTGGGGGGATGATAGTTTTTTTAATGGAAGAAGCTTAGATGTATTTATTTCAAAACTACGGAAAAATCTTTCTGAGGATTCCAAAATCAGTATCATCAATATAAGAGCTCAGGGGTATCGCCTGATTATTGATTGA
- a CDS encoding alpha/beta hydrolase: MKNARFLLIVVLLCINAASYAAKVDTLQVASTAMSKTYKAAVVLPNSYAKSKTAFPVMYLLHGAYGHFSDWLKNTPNKKLVQNLSDQYNMIIVMPEGETFSFYLDSPVNKGSQFETFITQEVVQKVDKTYRTISNRSGRVITGLSMGGHGALYLSAKHPDLFCAAGSMSGAVDMGVMLQRDASAQVVKLMQPVFGDKSDNSEMYAQYAVLGMLDKLKANKLPLIIDCGVDDFLIEPNRELHRRLVYNKVDHDYTERAGAHTWEYWENSLPYHVLFFNKILLKNQQVTKK, translated from the coding sequence ATGAAAAATGCCAGATTTCTATTGATTGTAGTGCTGTTATGTATCAATGCTGCAAGTTATGCCGCAAAAGTTGATACCCTGCAAGTTGCGAGTACAGCCATGAGTAAAACCTATAAAGCGGCGGTCGTTTTGCCTAATTCGTATGCCAAAAGCAAAACGGCATTTCCGGTAATGTATTTACTGCATGGTGCTTACGGACATTTTAGCGACTGGCTGAAAAACACGCCCAATAAGAAATTAGTGCAAAATTTATCCGATCAGTACAATATGATCATAGTCATGCCTGAAGGAGAAACGTTTAGCTTTTATCTGGATAGTCCGGTAAACAAAGGAAGTCAGTTCGAAACCTTTATCACACAAGAGGTCGTTCAAAAAGTAGATAAAACATACCGAACCATAAGCAACAGGAGCGGAAGGGTAATCACGGGACTTTCTATGGGAGGTCACGGCGCTTTGTATTTGTCGGCTAAGCATCCTGATTTGTTTTGTGCTGCCGGAAGTATGAGTGGGGCAGTAGATATGGGAGTAATGTTACAGAGGGATGCATCGGCACAGGTGGTGAAATTAATGCAGCCTGTATTTGGGGATAAAAGTGACAATTCTGAAATGTATGCACAATATGCTGTACTGGGAATGTTGGACAAACTTAAAGCAAATAAACTCCCTTTGATTATAGATTGTGGTGTAGATGATTTTTTGATAGAACCCAACAGAGAACTACATCGAAGATTGGTTTACAACAAAGTAGATCACGATTATACTGAACGTGCAGGAGCGCATACCTGGGAGTATTGGGAGAATTCACTACCCTATCATGTTTTATTTTTTAATAAAATACTACTTAAAAATCAGCAGGTTACAAAAAAATAA
- a CDS encoding TerC family protein: protein MVWIFFLIAVALILALDLGVFNKNPHIISTKEASKWTLIWVTLSFLFSGVIYWLYTTDYIANPDNLKPAVASMKFITGYLIELSLSVDNIFVIAIIFASFKIPQKYQHRVLFWGILGAVVFRGLMIFFGVMLINKFAWTTYLFGAFLLFTAIKMLFTGEDEDFQPKDSFIYKTLGKIIPITSHMEGEKFFIPTKTAKKAATPLFVALIVIEFMDVLFAVDSVPAILAITSDPFLVFSSNIFAILGLRSMYFFLANMLAKFSYLEYSLIAILSFVGLKMLLHDFIHVPEWASLAFIALSLLAGILVSLKFGAEKELTDTNKE, encoded by the coding sequence ATGGTTTGGATTTTCTTCTTAATAGCTGTTGCACTTATTCTCGCTTTAGACTTAGGCGTTTTCAACAAAAACCCACATATCATAAGTACTAAGGAAGCAAGTAAATGGACATTGATCTGGGTAACCCTATCCTTTCTTTTTTCAGGAGTTATTTATTGGCTCTATACTACAGATTACATCGCAAATCCTGACAATCTGAAACCCGCCGTTGCTTCCATGAAGTTCATAACCGGTTATCTGATTGAGTTATCCTTAAGTGTGGACAATATTTTTGTCATCGCCATTATTTTTGCATCGTTCAAAATACCACAAAAATACCAGCATCGTGTTTTATTCTGGGGAATTCTGGGCGCTGTTGTTTTCCGTGGACTAATGATTTTCTTTGGTGTAATGCTGATTAATAAATTTGCATGGACTACTTATTTATTTGGAGCCTTTCTGCTTTTTACCGCCATCAAGATGTTGTTTACGGGCGAAGATGAAGATTTTCAGCCCAAAGATTCTTTCATTTATAAAACATTAGGAAAAATAATCCCGATCACTTCCCATATGGAGGGAGAAAAGTTTTTCATTCCCACAAAAACAGCCAAAAAAGCGGCCACTCCATTATTTGTAGCGCTGATTGTGATCGAATTCATGGATGTGCTTTTTGCCGTAGACAGTGTACCGGCAATTCTGGCTATTACTTCTGATCCTTTTCTAGTGTTCAGTTCTAATATTTTTGCCATACTGGGATTGCGTTCGATGTACTTTTTCTTAGCCAATATGCTCGCAAAATTCAGCTATCTGGAATACAGTCTTATCGCTATTTTAAGTTTCGTAGGATTAAAAATGCTGCTTCACGATTTCATTCACGTACCGGAATGGGCATCTTTAGCCTTCATTGCTCTTTCACTTTTAGCCGGTATTCTGGTTTCGTTAAAATTTGGAGCAGAAAAAGAACTTACTGATACGAATAAGGAGTAG
- a CDS encoding glutamine synthetase beta-grasp domain-containing protein → MAKIKLEYIWLDGYEPTQNLRSKTKVEEHENFKGTLEELGNWSFDGSSTKQAEGGSSDCLLVPVAIYPDPTRINGWLVMSEVMYADGKPHPSNGRATIDDDNDDFWFGFEQEYFIMDTKTQLPLGFPVGGYPAPQGMYYCSVGGKNTHGRKLVEEHADLCIAAGINFEGINQEVACGQWEFQLFAKGAKKAGDEIWVARYLLDRLTEKYGYYIEYHPKPLGDTDWNGSGMHANFSNEVLRTCGDQATYERICEAFRPVTAEHIAVYGAYNDQRLTGKHETASIHDFSYGVSDRGCSIRIPLMTVQKGWKGWLEDRRPASNGDPYKIAARIIKTVKSAL, encoded by the coding sequence ATGGCTAAAATTAAGTTAGAATACATTTGGTTAGACGGATATGAACCAACCCAAAATCTTAGAAGTAAAACTAAAGTTGAAGAGCATGAAAATTTCAAAGGAACATTAGAAGAGCTAGGAAACTGGTCATTTGATGGTTCCTCTACTAAACAAGCCGAAGGTGGATCTTCTGACTGTCTTTTGGTTCCTGTTGCAATATATCCAGACCCAACCCGTATCAACGGATGGTTAGTAATGTCAGAAGTTATGTATGCTGACGGAAAACCACACCCTTCTAACGGTAGAGCTACAATTGATGATGATAATGATGATTTTTGGTTCGGATTTGAACAAGAGTATTTTATCATGGATACCAAAACTCAACTTCCACTTGGATTCCCGGTTGGAGGTTACCCTGCTCCACAAGGAATGTACTACTGCTCAGTAGGTGGAAAAAATACTCACGGAAGAAAATTAGTCGAAGAGCATGCTGATCTTTGTATCGCTGCCGGAATTAATTTTGAAGGAATCAATCAGGAAGTTGCCTGCGGACAATGGGAATTCCAATTATTCGCTAAAGGTGCTAAAAAAGCCGGAGACGAAATCTGGGTTGCTCGTTACTTATTAGATCGTTTGACTGAAAAATACGGTTACTATATTGAATACCACCCTAAACCACTTGGAGATACAGACTGGAATGGTTCAGGTATGCATGCTAACTTCTCTAACGAAGTATTAAGAACATGTGGAGACCAGGCTACTTACGAAAGAATCTGTGAAGCTTTCAGACCTGTTACTGCAGAGCACATTGCAGTTTACGGAGCTTACAACGACCAACGTTTAACCGGAAAACATGAAACCGCTTCTATTCACGATTTCTCTTACGGTGTTTCAGACAGAGGATGCTCTATCAGAATTCCATTAATGACCGTACAAAAAGGATGGAAAGGCTGGCTAGAAGACAGAAGACCTGCTTCAAACGGTGATCCTTATAAAATTGCTGCAAGAATTATCAAAACTGTAAAATCAGCATTGTAA
- a CDS encoding glutamine synthetase III, which translates to MSTLRFQALQEASNRKPVHFEEIDRKSNIFGSNVFNEKAMKQFLTSDALKGVRDAVQHGTKIDRKLADYIAMGMKEWALSKGVTHYTHWFQPLTGTTAEKHDAFFETSYDGSDPVEKFGGAQLVQQEPDASSFPNGGIRNTFEARGYTAWDPTSPAFIYGTTLCIPTVFIAYTGEALDNKIPLLRALSVMDEAATEVCKYFDKNVKKVTATLGWEQEYFLIDKALANSRPDLMMTGRTLLGHTSAKGQQLDDHYFGSIPTRALTYMRDLEQECMLLGIPVKTRHNEVAPNQFELAPIFEETNLAVDHNSLLMDVMQRVAERHDFKVLFHEKPFKGVNGSGKHNNWSLATDTGVNLLSPSKTPMSNLQFLTFFINTIKAVNDYETLLRASIATASNDHRLGANEAPPAIISVFIGAQLSKVLIELESVTTGKLSPEEKTDLKLNVVGKIPDVLLDNTDRNRTSPFAFTGNKFEFRAVGSNANCSNAMTTLNAIVAKQLRDFKTEVDSLIESKDMKKDDAIFNVLREYIKQSKKILFEGDGYSEAWEKEAAKRGLSNFKTTPEAIKAKVSKQALELFDELGILNHVEAEARYEIELEEYTKKIQIEGRVLGDIARNHVIPTAIRYQNTLIENVKGLKEIFGKEFETIAKEQIVLIKEISGHIEGINSKVLAMTSERRTANQLTDAQKMAEAYCNNVKPYFEDIRNHCDKLELLVDDESWTLTKYRELLFTK; encoded by the coding sequence ATGTCAACATTACGTTTCCAAGCTTTACAAGAAGCTTCCAACAGAAAGCCTGTACATTTTGAAGAAATAGACAGAAAGTCAAACATTTTTGGTTCAAATGTGTTTAATGAGAAAGCGATGAAGCAGTTTTTGACTTCTGATGCTTTAAAAGGAGTGAGAGATGCCGTTCAACACGGAACTAAGATAGACAGAAAACTGGCCGATTATATCGCCATGGGGATGAAAGAATGGGCATTATCAAAAGGTGTAACTCATTATACACACTGGTTTCAGCCGCTTACAGGTACAACAGCAGAAAAGCATGATGCTTTTTTTGAGACTTCTTATGACGGAAGTGATCCTGTAGAGAAATTCGGAGGAGCACAATTGGTACAGCAGGAGCCTGATGCATCAAGTTTTCCGAATGGAGGAATAAGAAATACATTTGAGGCAAGAGGGTATACCGCTTGGGATCCAACTTCTCCGGCATTTATATATGGTACAACCTTATGTATTCCAACCGTATTTATCGCCTATACAGGAGAAGCGCTCGATAATAAGATTCCATTATTAAGAGCACTATCCGTTATGGATGAGGCCGCGACCGAAGTTTGTAAATATTTCGATAAAAATGTAAAGAAAGTTACCGCTACTTTAGGATGGGAACAGGAATACTTTTTAATTGATAAAGCATTAGCCAATTCACGTCCTGACTTAATGATGACAGGAAGAACCTTACTGGGGCATACTTCTGCAAAAGGACAACAATTAGATGATCATTATTTCGGTTCTATTCCAACACGTGCTTTAACGTATATGAGAGATTTAGAGCAGGAATGTATGTTGTTGGGGATTCCGGTAAAAACTCGTCACAATGAAGTAGCGCCAAACCAATTCGAATTGGCTCCGATTTTTGAAGAAACCAATCTGGCTGTAGATCACAACTCTTTATTAATGGATGTGATGCAGCGTGTAGCGGAACGTCATGATTTTAAAGTATTGTTTCATGAAAAACCTTTTAAAGGGGTAAACGGTTCCGGAAAACACAATAACTGGTCATTGGCAACAGATACAGGAGTTAATTTATTGAGTCCGAGTAAAACACCAATGAGTAATCTACAGTTTTTAACTTTCTTTATCAATACAATTAAGGCGGTTAATGATTACGAAACTTTATTGAGAGCATCTATTGCAACAGCAAGCAATGATCATCGTTTGGGAGCTAATGAGGCACCACCGGCAATTATATCGGTTTTTATTGGAGCACAATTGTCTAAAGTATTAATAGAATTGGAAAGTGTAACCACCGGGAAATTGTCGCCTGAAGAAAAAACAGACTTAAAATTAAATGTAGTAGGGAAAATCCCGGACGTTCTTTTAGACAATACAGACCGTAACCGAACTTCTCCTTTTGCTTTTACCGGAAATAAATTTGAGTTTAGAGCTGTAGGTTCAAATGCCAATTGTTCTAACGCGATGACTACTCTGAATGCTATTGTAGCCAAACAACTAAGAGATTTTAAAACAGAGGTGGACTCTTTGATTGAATCTAAAGACATGAAAAAAGACGATGCAATCTTTAATGTTTTGAGAGAATACATCAAGCAGTCTAAAAAAATTCTGTTTGAAGGAGATGGATATAGCGAAGCCTGGGAAAAAGAAGCCGCTAAAAGAGGGTTAAGTAATTTTAAAACGACTCCGGAAGCTATTAAAGCTAAGGTTTCAAAACAAGCTTTGGAGTTATTTGATGAATTAGGAATTTTAAATCACGTAGAAGCTGAAGCACGTTACGAAATTGAATTGGAAGAATACACTAAGAAAATCCAGATTGAAGGACGAGTATTAGGGGATATTGCCAGAAATCACGTTATTCCAACGGCTATCCGTTATCAAAATACTTTAATCGAAAATGTGAAAGGATTAAAAGAAATTTTTGGTAAGGAGTTTGAAACTATTGCAAAAGAGCAAATAGTTTTGATTAAAGAAATTTCAGGCCATATTGAAGGAATTAATTCTAAAGTATTGGCTATGACGAGTGAACGAAGAACAGCAAACCAATTGACTGATGCACAAAAAATGGCCGAAGCTTACTGCAATAACGTAAAACCTTATTTTGAGGACATTCGTAATCATTGTGATAAATTAGAATTATTAGTAGATGATGAAAGCTGGACACTAACGAAGTACAGAGAATTGTTATTTACGAAGTAA